The sequence GTTCCTCCGGATCCTCTGATTTTGCAAGCCTCTCATCCTCCCACCAGAACCCTAGCCCTAACCCTAGATCTTCCCGAGGACGCTGATTAGCGAGGAAAGCGGCGACAACGTTATCCACAGATGAATGACCAAAGCTGTAGAAAGAAGCGTTGGAATTGGAAGAAACGGGAGTTGCCAAGATCGCAATTTCTGCATCGGCGAGAAGGCAAATCTCAGCCGCTTTGCTATAGAGACCCTTTGTGCGTTTGGAGAATGCCACTGCTCTTGAATCTTTCTTCCCTATCATCTCTATCGGAATCTTTCGCTTCACGCCACCCATTATGATATTTTCACGATTTCACAAACAGAAGAGAGAAGTAGAAAACACTGAGAGATTTTTGTGTTTGGTCTATCGCGAAAGATATGGCAACATTCTATTCCTAATcgttgtatatatagatatagattaTAGTCGGTCGGTGTTgtgttatttccttttttctgtAAATTCGCTAAACAGTCATTAAACGAACTAAGTATGAttgttttccattttgtttGAAACTAATTACTCTTAATCACCTGAGACGAACCAAGGCTGGTTCAGTAACCAGTTAACCCAACTTTATCTGGTTTagtgctttttattttatactaacctGAATTTGAACACAACAAATTATtcaaaccaactaaaccaaaaaagtaaACCGAAATTGTAAGGCTTTACTCAGTATAATTGAAGAGAGACCTTAAAGTTGCCATCCGACTATTCTCCCTTAAGTAAAAATACAGAGAGACCTTAAACTCTCTTCAACCTGCAATTGGTTTGCAGCTAAAAGGTAAAAACCATTTGCATTGTCGATTGTCTCCTTGATGAGAACGTCCTTGGATGATAATGTCAATGCTGATCGCGTTCCTTTCTCAGTGACACAGCGACGTTGGGAATGTTGTGACGTATGAGTTCTGCGTCACCTATTGATTAAGGTGTTCAAGCTTAGACTATGGTAGTAAGTACCAATCATCTGAATAAAAAACTTACCCTTTTAAGCTTTCATTTTACGGTATAGACAAAGCGTATATGCAACAACTTTTTATCGTAAAATACAACTTGAAATATCATCACGAAGCATTGAGATGTTTCAGCACTGCTTCAGAAGAATGACGAGCAAAATGCTTCTGCCTTAGCTTCACATAAGGATATCCAAGGAACGACAAGAAATGAGCTGGCTTAGAGAAGGACGTTATCTCATACCAAACTTGACCATTACCGTCAAGCTCTATTGAAAACCGTTCTTCTCCAGCCAGTAAATGCCCCTGAAGAGTGCCGCTCCCGTAACCGAAATGCGCAGGGCCTTTTCTTGATTTCCGGCTTTCGTCGACATAAACCACTTGCAAAGGAAGCATCACCCATGGAAGTACTTCTTTCACACAGATGCAAAACTTGTTACTGGTTTCAACTGGAGTTGCAGGATCAACAAATGTCCAACCCATACCAAAATGCCTGCAAATGTTATCAGTTCGAAATCAATGAGAACAGAACCAATTTGGTGTTCcattaaatttgaaatgagcAAAAAAGAAACTTATGTACTTCCAAGTCTGGAGAGCTTTTTTCCCTTTCTCATAACTCTCTTTACCAGAACCGACTAGAACACGAGCATGATTGATCAAGAATCCATCTTTATTAATCTCTGAGTCTTCCTTAAGTTTAGCTATAGATTTAGACGAAGCTCCTCTGTACTTGTTGTCATAATTGAAGGTTCCTGTTCTGGATTTTAGAAAGCAAAAACCATACATAATATACTCAGAGAGAGCTTTTTCTAGtgcaagattttgtttttttttttgttttctttctaatttacGAATTTGATTCTTACTTGTTGAGaacttgttgctgctgctctGAAGATGGACGACCCCAACTTAAGAACACCATCTCCTCTTCCACAACCACTGGACAACAACtgagaaattcaaaaaaagCATCGATAAGTATGcgaatcaattaataaaaatcgaaactttgagCTATTCTAAATTCGAATTTGGGAGGTGTATAGAGAAGAACCTGCAAGCTTCACAATTCAGAGGCGTTTAATCCCACcaattttatttggttagtgGAGCTCCAGAGATTTATCATCCTAATCCTTCTCAGTTCTCACTCATGTGTTCCGGGTTTGCATTATGTCGTTTATTTGCATTGAGAACGGCACGGTGTTCGCTACTAAATGTCTAAAACGACGGATAAGCCATTGTCACAAACCTCAAGTGTGTATATAGCAGTGGGCATTGTTTGTTCCTAAGGTGGAAAAGTAAAATACTGTAACCGGTTGGGTTATTTATGTATTCCCTTTGTCTCCATTTTACTAGAATGTACATCACATGTCTTCATTTTTATGATCCAAAACACTAATGGGAAAATGACTTATAGTCAAAAGAATACGCAACTCTATTAAACTTGCTTtctttatgaaaagaaaaagaaaaaaagaagtgacAAAAGAAAAGGGTTTCTAATTTCTTCTATGTGGAAAGGAATCAGGGAGCaactaaaaaagaagaaaacactcTCTAAGGTCAAAAACTAGATCCTCcccaatgaaaaaaaaaaaaaaaaaaactgtacaaaggccaacaaaataGTGCCTTCAATCgtgaaactgatttttttttttgtatcagaaCTAGTAACGGGGCTTTCTAAAGGGAGTAGTCAGGAAAGACATGCACTGGTTGTCCTTGCTAGGGTCTTCATCTCCAACCTGCTTTGTTTCCACCACATCCACACATCCTGCTCTGAGAATCTCTCCTTGTATGGGTATGGTTTTTCCTCTGGGATCACACTACGGCGTTTACCTCATTCATTATCTGTTGCAGCATTTCTATGATTTCCTCGAAGAGTGGTCTCTGTTCTGGGTCTTGGTGCCAACATCTCTCTAGAAGTCCCTTCACTTTTGGGTGTGTTTTCTTTGGAATTTTTGGTCGAAGCCCCTGAAAAGCACATTCAGTTTTAGCCTTTGGATCTggaggaaaacaaaaactagattGACTCAAATGTTCTTCTATTAGAAGTGTATACCTTTTGGACAACGCCAACAGCTGCTTGTAGCGGAGTCAAGAAAGCATACGGGATCTGTTTCCATTTAGAAATGCATGATTCATCAGTGACTCTAATTAGCATGAAAGATTCagacaacaaaataaaactgtaGTCAGATAGATTCTTACGTCACCAGTCAAAAGTTCCCATAGCACTATCGCATAGCTGAACACATCTGCCTTATGGTTGTAAGGTTTGTGCTCAATGACCTGGGTTTCGCAAGTTTATTGtcaaagtaaaagagccagaTCAAACAGAGGACTCCAAAATCTTATTTTTCCACAAATACGTAAAAAAGGCTGATCAATGTATTTGAGGTTCGAAACTCATACATACCTCTGGAGCCATCCACCGGTAAGTCCCTGTTTCAGCTGTCATGACCCCTGATTCAATCTGCACTCTGGCAACTCCGAAATCAGCAACCTTGACAAGCTGCTCAAAATTATCCCAAGGTTAGAATCCTAGAGTCTGGTGATTCTAGTAGACATAAAAGAGGTTCACAGAGGTAAAGGATAAAGAATTCTTTGCAGAATTTCAATGCTTTGAAGACTACAATATGAATAGCCAGAGAACAAGTCTTACTCCATGTTCATCCATAAGAAGATTCGCAGTCTTAAGGTCCCTGTGAATAATGTTGTTTTGATGCAAATAGCTCATTCCTTTTGCCACATCAAGTGCAACTTTAAGCAAAGTCTGAAGTTTAAAAGCGCATTTCTGTTTGTGAAGAAAATCATATATGCTCCCTCGAGCCATAAACTCTGACAGAAACATAAATCCAGTCAACTAAAATACATATTGTGGTTATAACTCAAACCAGTCAACTCAAATACTAAGAACTTACCAGTCACTATACAGAGAGTTGGAGATCTTGTGCATGCACCCAAAAATTGAACGACGTTTTTGTGTCTAACTTTCCTATAGACAGTAAAAGCGTCAGTAAGAAATGACAATGAAGCATGCATGTTGGTTACTTAATACATCAAAAGTGATTTAACGTCAGAcaaggaattaaaaaaattcaagccTTCTCCTGAATATAAATGTCAGATAAGGGTATTGTTAATGCTAAGCATGTttctgtatataaaaatatgaactgTATTTGAAGTAGAATTCATGTAAACTACTATTGGAATTTCTACTTGATGCTGAGAACTAATTGCACTGACCTCATTATAAAAACTTCTTGAGAAAATTCTCTAAGCATCTCAGTGTTTACACGCTCAGGCTTGAGAAATTTGATAGCTACTTCCTGACTGCAATATATGCCTCTATGCCTGCATAgccatcaaaaacaaattactcACTTCTGAATAAAAAAATTCCAGTTCTCAAAACGAGCTTAAGAAACAATAATACTCACAGATCCCCATATGAACCAGATGCcactttcttttcaattttgagcTGTGTCACGTCAATTTCCCACTCATCAGTTCCATCCGTGGGTATTTCAATGCAGGCGGGTATAAGCTCATTGCTTGATTTGTCATGCTCAAAGAACGCAatagatttatattttgaaCCAGGTTGATCCTGTAAAAAAGACAAGGGAAAATATTGGGAAAGGACAACTGTCAAATGTTTGAGGTAAACGAGCAAAAGACTATGTCCAAATTCATATTGAGAATCAGTGAGAGAATATATGAGGCATCGCATGAAGATCATTAACGTTTAAAAAGTTAAGATATCAAAAATACCTTAAGCTTCAGTATCTCTTTGCTCAATGCATCCTTTAGACCATCTGTTTCCTATAATTCCAAAGTGCATAAGTTTCTCAAAATAACAGAGACAGTAAGGTGGTATTCACGATCAGATTAAGTCATTCACTGTAACAAGTAGCGTGATACTTCAAAAAGCTAAAACCACCATACCTCCTGAGACCAACCATCTACTACAAAGACATCTAGAGAGAAACCATCCACAGTGGAAAAAGCATGAGCTTCTTGTATATTCAGTCCAAGCTCACCAAGTAGGGAAGTTAGCTGAAACAGAAAGCATTTTGCTCACTCAAATAATCCCAGATATGGAAGAACTAAGCATCCATTCTCCAAGTATCTTCTATGGCAAAGTTTATGCAGAAAACAGCGCTATTAGACTAAGAATCACCAACCTGGCTAAGGAGTTTGGGCTTATCAATGGTTGAAAATGTGATCTCGTGCATCGGTCTGCGTGATAGACAACAAAGGATAACATCAGCGCAGATACTATTGTAATCAAACATGAGACAAGATAGGAaaacagatacaaaaaaaacataacgaaCAACATAACAAGAAATCTCACCGAGTAGACAATGTTACATTTACAGCACTATCGACATCTTCAACAATTTTATTTCCCTGAGTAATAGCCTCAAAATTTGGAGAAGAACCAAAAGTCGGAGGAGCAAGAGCCCTTTTCACAGAAAGAAAGGGCAAGACAAATTACAATGTTGAAAAGGCTCTAACTTTAAAATCGATCTCAATTTGATAGAACACAATACCCTTGCCCACTTGGTTGGTGAGAGCTTTGGGCATCTTCCTCCACAGCAGGGTCAGAGTCAGGAGAAGTTCTTGGAGGAACCTTTAAGAAAGAGGGCCCAGCGAAACAAATTAacacaacaaaagcaaatattAAAGCTTTCAACATCATAACTCAAAGCTTCTATTACCTGTACACTACGAACTTCAAACACAGGCCTAGTTGCAGGATCTTCCGCCAATTTAAGCAATCTCTGATGTGTGAGAACATCTTCCGCTCTCTCAACTTTAACATCAAGAGCATATCTgaaacaacatgcaacaacaatgCCAAATGCACAACACTTAGAAACTAAACAACACACCAAGAAGCTTCATTCAATTGATCAAGACACGTGTTGAGAAACGCAAAAGATTatcaatttttgtaaacaaacaacATATGACTNNNNNNNNNNNNNNNNNNNNNNNNNNNNNNNNNNNNNNNNNNNNNNNNNNNNNNNNNNNNNNNNNNNNNNNNNNNNNNNNNNNNNNNNNNNNNNNNNNNNNNNNNNNNNNNNNNNNNNNNNNNNNNNNNNNNNNNNNNNNNNNNNNNNNNNNNNNNNNNNNNNNNNNNNNNNNNNNNNNNNNNNNNNNNNNNNNNNNNNNNNNNNNNNNNNNNNNNNNNNNNNNNNNNNNNNNNNNNNNNNNNNNNNNNNNNNNNNNNNNNNNNNNNNNNNNNNNNNNNNNNNNNNNNNNNNNNNNNNNNNNNNNNNNNNNNNNNNNNNNNNNNNNNNNNNNNNNNNNNNNNNNNNNNNNNNNNNNNNNNNNNNNNNNNNNNNNNNNNNNNNNNNNNNNNNNNNNNNNNNNNNNNNNNNNNNNNNNNNNNNNNNNNNNNNNNNNNNNNNNNNNNNNNNNNNNNNNNNNNNNNNNNNNNNNNNNNNNNNNNNNNNNNNNNNNNNNNNNNNNNNNNNNNNNNNNNNNNNNNNNNNNNNNNNNNNNNNNNNNNNNNNNNNNNNNNNNNNNNNNNNNNNNNNNNNNNNNNNNNNNNNNNNNNNNNNNNNNNNNNNNNNNNNNNNNNNNNNNNNNNNNNNNNNNNNNNNNNNNNNNNNNNNNNNNNNNNNNNNNNNNNNNNNNNNNNNNNNNNNNNNNNNNNNNNNNNNNNNNNNNNNNNNNNNNNNNNNNNNNNNNNNNNNNNNNNNNNNNNNNNNNNNNNNNNNNNNNNNNNNNNNNNNNNNNNNNNNNNNNNNNNNNNNNNNNNNNNNNNNNNNNNNNNNNNNNNNNNNNNNNNNNNNNNNNNNNNNNNNNNNNNNNNNNNNNNNNNNNNNNNNNNNNNNNNNNNNNNNNNNNNNNNNNNNNNNNNNNNNNNNNNNNNNNNNNNNNNNNNNNNNNNNNNNNNgagagagagagagagagagagagagagagagagagagagatcagtcACTGTCGATGAACATATACAAAACTtggaaacaagaaaacacaaaatcgAGTAGAAAAGGAACGAAATTTCCAAGATTCTACAACTCTAGGCTCGAGAGTAAACAAAAACCTTATCTTTAAACTCCAATTTGAATCAAACcccaaataaagaaagaagagaaacaaaaaaaaaccataaatgaaTGTAGAAGAGTATTACCGAGCAGGAAGACGATTGAAATGGAGCCAGAGCTGATCCTCGAAATCAGGAAGAGTTGCTTCTTCGTAATTAGATTCTTGAAGTCGCTGTAAAACCTCGCCGTAGACATCGAGTTTCATCCGGTAATGTCTAGGGTTTTCTTGAGACGCCGAAGCAACGACGGCTCTGCTACCGCAACTCTCCGACTCATCTTTGATCGTCATCGTAACCACCAAAAACCCACGGCGGCGGATCggagaagagaggaaagaaagaaaaaaaaaacgaaactttcTGAAAAATCCCTAAAAGAAGAATGATCTTCAGAGAGAGAATGATCCAAGAAGATTCTCAAACAGCAAATGATGAATGAGAGATCTTGAAGGATTCTTATAAAACGCTGAAAAAACAANNNNNNNNNNNNNNNNNNNNNNNNNNNNNNNNNNNNNNNNNNNNNNNNNNNNNNNNNNNNNNNNNNNNNNNNNNcagagagagacagagagagagagagagagagagattttttggGCACAGAGTGAGGAGAGGACGTTACTGTGTGTGGTGTTACACGTAGGGACTAGCCACGTCATCATTTGtgtgattctgttttttttttttttaataattaattttaacttattactttatctaatatttaaatttgatattggtagAGTTATGATTATTAACTGTAGTGCTgtgattttattagtttttaattttattggtaggtttactttttataatcaaactaTAAAAgctgtataatataaaaaaaattcgattttttgTATTGTCCTTGTATTATTTATCGCTTTTTGtattgttaaaatttatatagttttgtgttatcaaacaaaataaaatataatttaagtcatttttatataatgttaacattttaggaaaagaaagaaagataagagttaatttgttttaatgatttttttaaggTAGTTgagattaaaattatttattttttactatttatatttaCGGTTTAAAATGTCAACTATAGTACTCAACACAATGACCATACTTGCATTACTTTTGTCGAATAGTATCAATCATCCCCCCAGCTACTTGGAGATCATAAATATGAATTGATCTCTTGAAACAGTTGTTAAATCTATTTCAATAGTGTCGTTGTTGAATACTTAAAAGCCCCCAAAAACGTGTAATTCTCATCCGTTAGGTTAGGTCAAACATATTCATTTGGAAacgattattattttattggtgtGACACAATCTTTGACTCAAACCAATGGTGTTAAATTGCTAATGGGAGTCTAAAATATTTTaggtaactttttaaaaaatcatattactAATTGAGCAAAATCAACTATTAGGTACTATGGAAAAataacaaggtttttttttttatcagtaaTTTTACGAGTttactgttttatttatttagtattgtttatagtttatttttgttactagaTTTTTACCTATTGTTAATTATAGATaagctacatatatatattctataaattttaacatattattGTGAAGTTcagtatattaaaattatatcaatatacttttttgttgttgttaataacATAGAATAATATAGTATGAGTTTGAATTTAGTTGGTGACACAACTATGATATTGACACAAACCGGTTACATGCTTACATTGGTcaatataaaaatcttattgaAGAAATTTAGTCTACAAacagatttaatttttttgtattcataGTGGAGTTacttaatttgtaaaaaaagaaaaaacaaacatttcctACCATTTAGTTAGAAGATTCAATGAACGCTGCTAATTCTACcattttttgttgtcaactaTTTTATGAATCTTTTGAATTAAACATGTTAATTGTCCGACCACTTGCACAATATTAGTGGTCCATTAGtatattaattaacatatcCAAATCACTGTTTGCTCTAATTTTGAAATACAGTAAACGAATAAGATTGTCGACGGTACCCGACACCACTAATGACAAATTGAAAAACAGTGACTGGATCACAAATTATTGGACAAGAAGTTTTGCCTtactaattaaagaaataattgtGATTAAGTAATCAATTAGGGAGTGGAAAAAGTGAGATTTGAGGAAATATTCTAAGGAATATGCTGACATCGACATACATAAACAAATCATGCACATGTGTCTGATATATTAAACATACATTGTATATGGGCTTACCTTATAGTTTTAATGATAAGTAGAAAACATctccaaaattaaaatctagtttctATTTTAATCTTTGATTACACTCAAAAAGTCGTACACACGACTCATCTTATATTATTTACACTAGGttagtacccgcgctacgctgcgagattagttttttttattttatttttgtcatatttttctgttttgtttttctcgattcataatttaatatatgttatttggaatcaattcataaatttttattaatttcaatagtatcttttattaatattatttacatcAACATATGataattgagttttttatttcataaatttagtttctgaatagattttaaatttgattacCAAATAAGTTTAGGGATTACAAACCATTAgttattgatttgtttctcactcACAAACCCTCTAGAACAGTAAGACATATTACTCTTTGATGTATACattttaaatgttcttgatgGATCTCTTAGAGTACGTTTGGTTTAGGCACTTCAACTTTTGTCTCATAAATCTGACATAAACCAAAGATAAagcttttaaaatttactaagatcgaaagggaaataaaaaatgataattttcacATATAGAGTTCTGGAAGTAGTAGTAAGTAACATGTATTGTACTTAACcttgaaaaagaaaacgttCTAATCCAAAGCAGCAATTTGCTCAATATCATCTTCACTTAAGAACTAAGTCAACAAAGAATAGGTGATTTGATTTACACAAAcactaatattttttcttgaagCAACCCTAAAAGCTTGAATAAAAATGACATATTTACCTCGATTGGACTTGcgattctaaaataaattaatgaacTTTGTCATGTCCAAGTTGctcttttgtgaatttttttaatcttttgtatatAAGACGACAGTTTTATGGTTAGGGAGGGGCTTACATGAGGAATTGATATCTCtatgtctctcttctcttcttccttcttcttcacatcacTATGTGtctctctttctattctatcttttcaaatttcttccCTGTCCTAATTTTTAACCTCGCCTCTTCTTCCAAAAAGTTCACGATAACTGGAGAATTTGATTACACAATCTGTAGATTTTGTTGAAATTCTTGTTCGAATTAATCAAAGTTGAATTCGGTGAGATTGCTTTGCCTCTTTAACAATGGACCTATGCTTCTTCCATGTCTCTTGCCGCACGAGTCgtgtgttttcttctcttaatgTTTGTTTCATCGAAGGCAAAACTTTGTGAcgattattttgtttcttctctctaactGAATTCAAAAGCAGTCTTTTAgtgtgaaggagaagaacaaacaattagagtcttcgtgtttttttttatattatctcgGCAAGGGTTTATGAAGTGAAAGACAATGTGATGTGGCAcataggggtgtcaatcgggctggctcACCTCGATCCGTCCCGAAATCCGCAAAACTCGCATATATTTGAGCCCTTCTCGGCCTGCTCCAAAATATTTCCAAgtctatatttcaaagcccggTCCGGCTCTAAGACTAACAGGGCTACATGAATTTTTGGGATTTTTCAGGCTTTTCCGGGCTTATTTTAcatatcaaaaattcaaacgTATAAGTTAATTTATAACATGTCTTAAAAAGCAATGTTTAAAAGtgcaatataaaacaaatcaatcaaatttaaataactcatctatattcactaaaaccaacttaatctaaaataaaataaaaaataaaaaaccaaaatagatttttatattttaaccaaagaaaatatatatataattcatataaaatagcacatataaagattttaaaaatattaagtaaggttattcagtaaatataaaattaagattagagttttaaactttatttacaataaattattaaagaaatattgcaatcaaacaaaaatgttaacaaaaacgtataattatatttgtataaggATTGTTGGGGCCGGTCTGAGCCTGATCGGACTAAGCCCTAAAAACTCTAAAGCCCGAACGGGCTAAGTCCAAAAAGTTCtatttttctggacatatatttAAATCCGAGTCGGGTGTTTTTCAAAGCCGTGCCGGGCCGGGCGAGTATGTAGGTTTTGggcctaattgacatgcctagtgacacatagtttttttattggtttagaaaTCATAGTTGTATTAATTGAAATGTTTTTGTTAGCTATTGATTTTAACTTACATGTCAATACCAATTTGAATGTTAAGGAAAGCAacacatctttcttttattgtttttatttacataGAAAATTTTGGAGTTTTAGTTTGGTTCCAGATATGAATCATCACGCCCATAGAAAGCAGTAAGTCAATAAAAGAAGATTACCATGCAAATAAAGAGTTTCTTAATGAAACACTAAAAACGCAActaatgacatatatatagcGTAACCTTCCTCGACTTTAATTCTTGATCTAGGACTAGGGAAGGACCTAGACGGCTAGACCTATATGACTGGACCTGGATCTTGATCTAGGACTAGG comes from Camelina sativa cultivar DH55 chromosome 19, Cs, whole genome shotgun sequence and encodes:
- the LOC104767071 gene encoding UPF0548 protein At2g17695, whose translation is MVFLSWGRPSSEQQQQVLNKTGTFNYDNKYRGASSKSIAKLKEDSEINKDGFLINHARVLVGSGKESYEKGKKALQTWKHFGMGWTFVDPATPVETSNKFCICVKEVLPWVMLPLQVVYVDESRKSRKGPAHFGYGSGTLQGHLLAGEERFSIELDGNGQVWYEITSFSKPAHFLSFLGYPYVKLRQKHFARHSSEAVLKHLNAS
- the LOC109124412 gene encoding serine/threonine-protein kinase STY8; amino-acid sequence: MTIKDESESCGSRAVVASASQENPRHYRMKLDVYGEVLQRLQESNYEEATLPDFEDQLWLHFNRLPARYALDVKVERAEDVLTHQRLLKLAEDPATRPVFEVRSVQVPPRTSPDSDPAVEEDAQSSHQPSGQGALAPPTFGSSPNFEAITQGNKIVEDVDSAVNVTLSTRPMHEITFSTIDKPKLLSQLTSLLGELGLNIQEAHAFSTVDGFSLDVFVVDGWSQEETDGLKDALSKEILKLKDQPGSKYKSIAFFEHDKSSNELIPACIEIPTDGTDEWEIDVTQLKIEKKVASGSYGDLHRGIYCSQEVAIKFLKPERVNTEMLREFSQEVFIMRKVRHKNVVQFLGACTRSPTLCIVTEFMARGSIYDFLHKQKCAFKLQTLLKVALDVAKGMSYLHQNNIIHRDLKTANLLMDEHGLVKVADFGVARVQIESGVMTAETGTYRWMAPEVIEHKPYNHKADVFSYAIVLWELLTGDIPYAFLTPLQAAVGVVQKGLRPKIPKKTHPKVKGLLERCWHQDPEQRPLFEEIIEMLQQIMNEVNAVV